One Capra hircus breed San Clemente chromosome 3, ASM170441v1, whole genome shotgun sequence genomic window, TCTCAAACAGTTGCTTTATCTGAGTTTTGATGATATTCTTAAAAGCAGTTCGTATTTGAAATGCAACACTTAAAAGCTGTTTTTGAAAATCCACTGGGGAGAGGGTTTTTAGAgtgctttgtttttaattgcaaGAATGAGAAATTTAAGTGACAGGAGATGTACTACTAACAGACAAAGTCCATACACCCTGTGTATTTTAAATCAGAATACACTGACTTTGCAAAAATTTCAATATTAAGAAAGCTTATAGATACTAAATTATTTATCTTGTTATTTCAGGTATATTAAGTGGggaaaggatttttttctttttccaccttGTAGTTTTTAACAGGTATTGTGATGATAGCAATGTCACAAATTTAACATATTGAAATTTTTCCTATTGAACattcaaaatattatataaatctcACAAAGAATGAGCCACTTAACCCTGTAAGAATAGGATCTTGCAAGACTTGTGACGAGCAGGAAGACTAGGAGATTAATACTGCAAAACAAAAGTTTTgacaaacatttttaatataactCTGCGGTCTTGTTTATATTAAACATACTTATCAAGATATTAACACCCACTTATTGTGGCTTAGTCCTAGTACATATaatgaaacacacacaaacaggagTCTCAAAGCTTGTTTTCAGTATGTATAATCCCGACTCTGAAGTTGTATCATAACTCAAGAAAGAACTTTCTTTCAAAACAGTTTCCagcattgctattattttctgtgGAATATGGCAAAATTTCTCCTACAGTAATGTTTATTTAACTGAATTACAAAAGGTTTTTCCCTCTTCCTAGTGTTAGCCTCTCAATCAGGATAATATCAAAGGCCCTGATCGTACATTTGCTTTACAAAGATCCAAGGTGTCTGTCTCCTATTTTTCCCAGTTCAGGTCTTTAAATGTAACTAAATATTTAGAAGCAATTGTGGTAAAAATTAGATTGTGTTAATTTTTAATAACCAAAAGTATATTTCATCtaagttcttaaaaaataaattatgtatcaTTTTTAACCACTGCCCCAAAGGAAGGGCCAAAAGTCAGCAGAGTTTTATCAACAGGGAAGCTTAACATCTTGGTCATCTATATAGtttgaatttataaaatattattcattctaaatatatttcatattacttaatttgtgatttttaaaacaaacattctAAAGAGATAGATCAGCTTTGTATGTTTTTCTAGGATGTATTTAATTTCGAGTGTCTACTATGCAATCTGTTTACTATAAATTTAGGTTATTATGAatatacctaggaataaaacaattaaaatgctGAAATTTCCTTGCATGTTAATGAGACTATATTTTTTCACAACtagattatatgtattatataatttcATGCTGCTGTACAAAATACTTTATAATTATGAGAGCCTAATAGAGACCTCTTATTAGAGTGAAATATATTCAAACACCAGTACATACGTCTTTATCATGTAAATTAGTTGTATGTTGATAGTAAATTTTAATATCAAATTCTGGCTTTTAAAATATTGCCAGTTTACAAATAACTATTCCTAAATGCCTGATAATAACTGCTAAAGGAAATAAGATGAGGTCACCAGTTGATTAACAAATAGGCTGAAACCACAGACAAAGCTTTCTATGTCccaaaatatacattaaatatcttactttctcttcttttgctgAATTGAAATTAGGAAGCTACCTAAAACTTTTTAGGAGACAGTAAAATAGTAGAATGACTGTTCCATTCCTTTTAAGAACAGTTGCCATACAGTCTTTTCCTATCTAATACAGGCACATCATTAATATGTTATGTTTTAGATAAATCAGTATCATTGGCAATGTAAAAAacacttgctttttttaaaaaaacactgtcatattcaataacattttaaattttcaagtgGAGGATTCTAAGCACTAAATACACCTAGTAACCCACATGAAataattgcaaagaaaaaaaatttttaattacttgGAAACTTGGGGCTTATCTGTTTGGAGAGAACGTgtgaaaattaataatttaagaaaataccAGGTTTGGATTTTTAAGAGATCATTTTTACACTAGTAAAGTCAGCCTAGATGGAGTCTGGTGTGTGGAAGCATTTCTTTGAGGATTTAAAGAAGCTCATTCTCCTTCTTTTTAgctattaagaaaaattttaccCACATTTAATTTTACAGAATCAATACCCCAGGCACATTTTATGAACATGACGAACCAAACAGAAGACTTACTTAAATCTCaagttccattttttattttaataaattcatgAAATTACACAACTCTTTATGGGAGACAGAGAGCTAAGTTGTCAGCGAATTTTGTACAAATAGtacttattctatttttattaatcaaTATATCCTACTTGGTGGCTCGTTTAAGATATTCCATCATAGAAGCTCAATTTTTAGAAGTTTTCTTCTACTTTTACCTAATAGTACTCATCTGCTGCAACTGAGCCCTTCAAACTCCATCACATGGGTCCTCCCAAAGCACTCCTTCACCAAAAAAGTTACATAAATAGAAAGATGGATATTCTAAAATAGTCTTGTAGTAGGAGCGCTTGAAGGATTCTAccgttttttcttcttttctaggtTATGAAACTTGGAAATCCGGAGATTGCCAGGAGACTACTACTTAGAGGTGCTAATCCCGATTTGAAAGACCGAACTGGTTTCGCTGTCATTCACGATGCGGCCAGAGCAGGTTTCCTGGACACTTTACAGACTTTGCTGGAGTTTCAAGCTGATGTTAACATCGAGGATAATGAAGGGAACCTGCCCTTGCACTTGGCTGCCAAAGAAGGCCACCTCCCCGTGGTGGAGTTCCTTGTGAAGCATACGGCCTGCAAAGTGGGGCATCGGAACCATCAGGGGGACACCGCCTGCGACTTGGCCAGGCTCTACCGGAGAAACGAGGTCGTTAGCCTCATGGAGGGCAACCGGGCGGAGGGAGCTGCGAATCTGCAATGAATGTGGGGAGGGCTCTCCCACGCTGCCTTCTGTTTTGTCAGTTAATTGATTGGCTGTCCTATTTTAATATCATTTGTTAAAATTCAGTTTTGTCATATTTTAAGCAGTTAGTTAAAGCCTCTGAAACTAAGTGGAAATCTTACTACAgctttatgaatatatttaagcAACATCTCTTTCACCTGCAAAACCCTGAATTCTAACATGTAATTGCAAAAGCTTTGGCTTTCTTCTGCATATTTTATCTTTCCCTGACTTTTCTCCTTGCCTCTCCCTTTGCCAGTCTCAGTACCCAACTTGgagactttgtttttaaaatggtttGTCCTGATGCTTCTTTTGCCTgattaaaacacattttcaaaacaGGACAATGTTTTCTGTGATTTCCACTCCTCTTATAATCCACACGTGATATGCTTCTTGCTAAGGAGAAGTAAACTGAAAGATCATGGTGTTTTAAGTCTTGACATTAGAACTAGACATTCTATTGATGATCCaattaaatgcttttctttctctcctcatgCCTCCCAGCAAAGATTTTACTTGATGCCTAATATGTCTGCTTTAAAATAGTGTAAGAACAACATTTTTttggaaatcaaacctgaaattATCTCAGTGTAGACTTATCCTAATATTtgatcttccttttttctcaAAGTTAAGTCGTTGAAAAACAGGTTTCAGAAGTAACAATCTGGAATCAAATATATGTTAGCCCTAAAAGCCACTTCAAAAAGAAATTGCCATTAAAAAGTGCTtcccatttgttgattttttttttaatcacaaaatgaAACAATTGGTTAAATAGTATATTTCCCAAAAGTATACCATAAGTATGCTAAGTGTAACAATGGCTTTTTCTCCCTAAAATACCagaaatgtaaaattataaaagtttAAGTATTAAAATGCACTGCAAATACCAATATTGAGGTGATAAAAAGCTTAGCAAGAGCATATACATATTAATTACATATGTGTCATTATTTATTTAGGGGCTACAGTATAATATAGAAACTTTTACAGTAAATAAATAGGCCACTCCTACACGTAGTACTTGATTCCCTCAAAACTTTTTAGTAAAGACATATAAAACTCTTAATAATACAtctagttaaaattttttttgaatgaaaTGGAAATATCAAATTTCCAAGAGAATTTTCCAGTATCTACTACTTACTGTTATATTAAAGATTTCACCAAAGGATTTCAATGCAGTTACctcttataaatttataaatactttATTCATCATCTCCCACATgaacaaaaatgttttatgttaaaGGTCCCTCCTGTTTCATAAGCTCCCTGCCCTCActccaaaaagaacaaaatacttgaaGGTTTATTGAAGGACATGGTTCTGATGCTTGCCCTAACAAGGATTGGAAGGTTGCAGACAAGTGGTTTTCAATAATTTATCTTTCATAGTAGTATAAAAGAATATGcaagaaaaaaatccttttcatTTGGCATTTTAAGTTCACCTTCCCTATGTCAAGTGCAACAAGACTTCAACTTCTGCCATCTCAAACCACAAGTtactgaataaatttatttttgacagtaacatgaaattaaatgtaaaacacttattttaaaatttgggggaaaagtaGAAATTGAGATGATTATGAAACAAAAGGGTGTATTTTGTATTTAAGAACTAGAATCAATATACAAAATACACTGCTTGAGTAAGCTGAATACTTTCTAAACACAAGActattactaaaaataaaagtaatacttCTTACAAGTTGCAACTGTAAAGATAAATGTTTCTCAAAGTTGATTTAATGGACTTTTCAGTATCCACCAAGTATAAGCATTAAAATCGCTCTTTAGCTATTTCGAATATAGGATGTTCATTGAAGTTAAAGAGCGGTCCTTCTGCGCTTGCTTTAGTCTCAGTTGGTCGGAGCACGAAGTGAGGAGAAGGAGCTCTATCTCTCTTCATCAGCCTAAAACTTGCCTAGACATTAAAACATCGCCACATTTCTTTGGTTCTTCGCAGGAAATAGCTTTGCTAATCTAAGTATTTTAGAAATGAGTTGTGTGGTCCCCTCTAGGAAATATGAAAAGCCATTATTCAATCTCTTAAAAACCTCGACAATATTCAGTAAGACAAATATACCGAAATGTATGGGATGGAAGAAACGGTACTGCAGAGTTTAACGGGGGTTTAATTTACAGCCAGCTGAGACCGGAAAGGATCTGAGCTTTTTCAGATGCAGAGTAGAGAGGCAAGTGCTAATCAATGGAGTAACCAGGGCCTCAGGGGACGAAGACAGAGAAAGAGTGGCGCGGCAGTAGGCAGAGATGCGTTTCTCAAACTCAGTTCATTCTCTGAGCCCGCATCCACGTCGGGAAACCAGGCTTACCTTTTGCTCAGTAAATTGAACCCCCGGCTTATATCTGGGGCAAAGCAGGGCCGGTGAGGGGTTGCGGCGAGGGTGGGGGAGAACACCAAAAGGACCTCAGTCCACGTTCTGGTCTCCAAGCCACCAAGCAAActgcattttatcattttttggtAGTAAATCAATAGTTCTCTGATAAACAATACACATCTCCTAATAGTGTGATGAGCTCCTACAAACACACACCACGCTGGGTGAccaataaatggataaaatatttcTGTCCCAGGAAAGCATTTCAATTAGTAATACTGTAAATGTGCCTGATAATGTGGGTCAAACAAACGTTGTGGCCGTAGCCCCGGACTGGTTTCGAAATCTCAGTTCCCAAAAAGGTGCTTTCGGCTTTTGCCGGGGGAAGAAGTAATCGTCCAGAAGTGCTGAAAGAGCACAGTGCTGGAGCGAGAAAGGGTCGTAGTCACAGCCTTCCTGACTGCCCTAAGCGACCTTCATCAAatagggggggtggggggggagtagggtgggggggtggaggggaaaAGTCCGGGTCTTGGGCTATGGAGACTGCTTTGATTTTTACACCACAATTTCAAAATAATCAGATTGACGTTAGGGACCTAATGAGAGGCTGGAGACAAGCTTCCAGCCTAAGAACCGGGGAAAAAGGCTCTGCCCGTCGTCAACCCAAGTCCTCTATGGAGGGGCTGCAGAGTCATCCTTTCTGTTCCTTCGAAATTCTCCAGACTCCAACCGCAGCTCCCGGCTCCCTAGCGAGGAAGCTGGAGTCCAGAGCTCCCTCAGGGCGCGCAGAAaagcccggggtgggggtgggggagtttcAAAACCGTTAGCTCgcgttgtgtttttttttttcccctccctcgctaaggtttcttttcttttctcttcctgtccaaatatttcaaatttcCGCGCCTTAAATAACAGTCTccttttatttagttagtttccTCGGCAGGTTTGGCCGCCCGCTTGTCTCTGCCCCCCAGCGGGCCCGGGGCGCCTTGGATGCCTCGGTGCTGCCTGCAGCCCCTGTGCGCTGCCCCCCGGCCCAGCCAGCGCGGCCCGGAGCGCGGCCGCCGGAGCCACAGCCCCCTCTTGCCGCGACCTCGCCTGACCCGACTCTCCCAGCACCCAGAGCCAACTAAGGCCGCCCCCCGCCCGGACGCTCGTCTGCTCCCAGCTCGAGAC contains:
- the CDKN2C gene encoding cyclin-dependent kinase 4 inhibitor C, producing the protein MAEPWGNELASAAARGDLEQLTSLLQNNVNVNAQNGFGRTALQVMKLGNPEIARRLLLRGANPDLKDRTGFAVIHDAARAGFLDTLQTLLEFQADVNIEDNEGNLPLHLAAKEGHLPVVEFLVKHTACKVGHRNHQGDTACDLARLYRRNEVVSLMEGNRAEGAANLQ